DNA from Thermodesulfatator atlanticus DSM 21156:
CATTAAGAGAGGCAAGCTCTCTTTGAAGTTCATTTGTTTTATACTCAAAGGTCTTTCCAGAGACAAAAATCATAAAAGGCAGGAGCCAGATAATTAAAAGTGCGATAGAAGGCTTGGGGCGCGGTTTAAGGGGAAAGGCATCAAAAGTGACCAGATACTTCCTGGGAAGGCCTGTAAGATGACGTGCCCCTTGAGCAAGTACTTCTTCTGGAGTGCCCTTGGCTTCAAAAACCTCGCCTTCCCATTCTTCTAAAAAGGCCTCTGCTGCCTTTGGCGATGAAGGAAGAAGGTCCACCAGACGACCATCTGCGACTATGGCGCCTTCGTAAGTGTCAGGAGTTTTTACAAAGTAGGCCCCGTCTGGTAAGCGCCTTTGCTGGTGATAAAAAAAAGAAAGAAGAGCTATGCCCGCGGGCACAACCCCACAGGGGATTAGGCCTTCAGGAAGTCTCTCAAAGGCTTTTTCAAAAAATTCTTTTTCCTGAAAGATTATCCGGAGCTCTTTGGCATTACGAAAGAAATAGGCACTGGTAAGGTCTTTTGGTTTTTCTTCGTAAAGCAGACTAAAAATCCGCTGCGCCTCAAGGGCCACCGCGGATCTTAAGGCATCAGGAGAAAGGTTCTCCGGGACTTTGAAGGTATGAAACATAAGCAGCTTATGGGAAAAAGCCAAAAAAGCCCGGGCAGGGCGCCTTTTTGGGGAGCGTTCGTCCTCGGCCAGGTAAAACGCCTCACCGTCAAAATAAGCGCCTACCGTAGCTGGCCTTAGCCACTCCTGAAAAAGCGCCAGTTGCCGAGAAAGCCCTTTCATTAGAGAGCCTCCTGGGAATAAAGGGCTTCGATTTCCAGGTTAAGATTTATGATATAGGCCCTTCTAAAAAATCTGCTTGAAATCGTCATACGACTGATGCGCAAAGCCTTTTCGGTTTTGTTTAGTTTTTCAAGTAAAGAGAGAAGGCCCTTTACATCTCCCTCAAGTACTAAAAGAAGCTTAATCTTTTCCACCTGAGGGGTTAGTTTCTTGCGTTTAATAATTCTGAAACTGCGCAGGTTGAGCTGGGGAATATCTTTGATGTCCTTTTCAAGCTCTGAAATGATTATGTAAGGGTCAAGCCCTACAAAGACTTTTTCTCCGAGGTTTTTGGTCTGGGCAAGTTCTTTTTCAAGTTT
Protein-coding regions in this window:
- a CDS encoding PilN domain-containing protein, whose product is MKGLSRQLALFQEWLRPATVGAYFDGEAFYLAEDERSPKRRPARAFLAFSHKLLMFHTFKVPENLSPDALRSAVALEAQRIFSLLYEEKPKDLTSAYFFRNAKELRIIFQEKEFFEKAFERLPEGLIPCGVVPAGIALLSFFYHQQRRLPDGAYFVKTPDTYEGAIVADGRLVDLLPSSPKAAEAFLEEWEGEVFEAKGTPEEVLAQGARHLTGLPRKYLVTFDAFPLKPRPKPSIALLIIWLLPFMIFVSGKTFEYKTNELQRELASLNVELKDLKKSLAEIEAFQKKKESYQKIKEVITTWEKEKIDLVSVLNKLAELIPEHTWVRRLEFRAPDEIRLWAEGDNALEVLKILNTEPLFAEAKFMTTVTKNTRTGKEVFSITLKIKHQNAL